A genome region from Cucurbita pepo subsp. pepo cultivar mu-cu-16 chromosome LG02, ASM280686v2, whole genome shotgun sequence includes the following:
- the LOC111789178 gene encoding SKP1-interacting partner 15-like: protein MEASPIYCLPNDTFHQIFLSLPLRQIMICRCVCKQFDQIISSPFFIDLISIRPPLHLIALRPPHHHHHHHHSHERLSAAAANSCLHVYDPDQNQWLRFSLDFLPFRFPHPVASSLGLVYLWGDSPESPESNKSLVVCNPLTRQFRVLPQLGSAWSRHGSVLVDSANRVMVLTELAALYFSGSNQWSKFSSNLPSKPRSPVLVSNSVYALCDVGSPWRSQWKLFACTITDLKSSQNWGRLERHEWGDVFDILKRPRLVRGTGNQILMVGGLKSSFSLTASCSTILILRLDLDTLEWDEAGRMPVQMFQCFQGSSKFKVFGGGDRICFSAKRMGMMALWDRCSGKAEWRWICGVPGYSDGLYRGFVFEARFTALLS, encoded by the coding sequence ATGGAAGCTTCTCCGATATACTGTCTTCCCAATGACACTTTCCATCAGATCTTCCTATCCCTCCCTCTCCGTCAAATTATGATCTGCCGTTGCGTCTGCAAGCAGTTCGACCAAATTATCTCATCCCCTTTCTTCATTGACCTCATCTCCATCCGTCCCCCTCTTCACCTCATCGCCCTTCGGCCGCcgcaccaccaccaccaccaccaccacagTCACGAGCGCCTctctgccgccgccgccaatTCTTGTCTCCACGTCTATGACCCTGATCAGAATCAGTGGCTTCGTTTCTCCCTCGATTTTTTGCCCTTTCGATTCCCTCACCCTGTCGCGTCCTCTCTCGGTCTTGTATATCTCTGGGGCGACTCGCCGGAGTCTCCTGAGTCGAATAAGTCGCTTGTAGTTTGTAACCCTTTGACTCGCCAGTTCCGGGTCTTGCCGCAGCTCGGCTCGGCCTGGTCTCGACATGGGTCGGTTTTGGTTGACTCTGCTAATAGAGTAATGGTTTTGACGGAGCTTGCGGCTCTTTATTTCTCTGGGTCGAATCAGTGGAGTAAATTCTCTTCTAACCTGCCTTCGAAACCTCGAAGCCCTGTGTTGGTTTCTAACTCGGTTTATGCTCTTTGTGATGTGGGTTCTCCGTGGAGAAGCCAATGGAAGTTGTTTGCTTGTACTATTACTGATCTCAAGAGCTCCCAGAATTGGGGTCGGCTTGAAAGGCACGAATGGGGGGATGTTTTTGACATTTTGAAACGGCCTCGTTTGGTCCGAGGGACGGGGAACCAAATCTTGATGGTGGGTGGGCTCAAATCGTCGTTTTCGTTGACTGCTTCGTGCTCGACGATTCTGATTTTAAGGTTGGATTTGGATACATTGGAGTGGGATGAGGCGGGTCGTATGCCTGTTCAGATGTTTCAGTGCTTTCAAGGGTCAAGTAAGTTTAAGGTTTTTGGTGGTGGTGATCGGATTTGCTTTTCGGCGAAGAGAATGGGGATGATGGCATTGTGGGATCGTTGTTCTGGAAAAGCAG